Proteins encoded in a region of the Isosphaeraceae bacterium EP7 genome:
- a CDS encoding Gfo/Idh/MocA family oxidoreductase, whose translation MGSTTAVGGVGGRGHQLIGRLREIPGVKIVALCDADQAHLDRELEAAREHGGKVAAYHDPRHVFDDKNVDAVIVALPNHWHALATVWACQAGKDVYVEKPFSYDLWEGQQMVAAARKYGRMVQVGTQNRSSAFLRRVFDRLSGGELGPIRFAHALVYRARDGIGSVHEPTPPPRTVDYDLWCGPASKGPLMRKQLHYEWHWFWDTGNGEMGNNGIHVIDVCRLALGQNRTPPRAMSIGGRFGPHDCGETANTHIALLDFQPAPLICEVRNVSVGKGGATIGKFRGQDKGVLIDCEGGYFAGDASGGAFFDRQGKKVQDLGEGDSPKALELAHLSSFIAAVRSRKVGDLPAEALDGHRSAACCHMTNVSHRLGKQSSPEAIRSAITGHPEMADAFERCRGYLRENGVSLDATPASLGPWVSYDEQRGRFIGDFEDVANKLLRREYRKPFVVPDLTAG comes from the coding sequence AGGCGCACCTCGACCGCGAACTCGAGGCGGCTCGTGAGCACGGGGGGAAGGTCGCCGCGTATCACGACCCCCGCCATGTTTTTGATGACAAGAACGTCGACGCAGTCATCGTCGCCTTGCCAAACCACTGGCATGCCTTGGCGACGGTCTGGGCTTGCCAGGCAGGCAAGGACGTCTATGTCGAGAAGCCGTTCTCTTACGACCTGTGGGAAGGTCAGCAGATGGTCGCGGCGGCCCGCAAGTATGGTCGCATGGTCCAGGTCGGCACTCAGAATCGGTCCAGCGCCTTCCTACGCCGTGTGTTCGACCGTCTGAGCGGCGGCGAGCTCGGGCCCATCCGCTTCGCTCACGCGCTGGTGTACCGGGCTCGCGACGGCATCGGATCGGTACATGAACCCACTCCGCCGCCGCGCACCGTGGATTATGACCTCTGGTGCGGCCCGGCCTCCAAGGGGCCGCTGATGCGCAAGCAGTTGCACTACGAGTGGCATTGGTTCTGGGACACTGGCAACGGTGAGATGGGAAACAACGGCATCCACGTCATTGACGTATGCCGCTTGGCCCTCGGACAGAACCGGACGCCGCCGCGTGCCATGAGTATCGGCGGCCGGTTTGGTCCCCACGATTGCGGCGAGACGGCCAACACACATATCGCACTGCTGGATTTCCAGCCTGCCCCGCTCATCTGCGAGGTGCGCAACGTGAGCGTCGGCAAGGGTGGAGCCACGATCGGGAAATTCCGGGGTCAGGACAAGGGTGTCCTGATCGATTGCGAAGGGGGCTACTTCGCCGGCGATGCCTCCGGCGGGGCGTTCTTCGATCGCCAGGGGAAGAAGGTCCAGGACCTCGGGGAGGGCGACAGCCCCAAGGCCTTGGAACTGGCCCACCTCTCCTCCTTCATCGCTGCCGTCCGCAGCCGGAAGGTCGGTGATTTGCCCGCCGAGGCGCTCGATGGGCACCGCTCGGCAGCCTGCTGTCATATGACAAACGTGTCTCACCGGCTAGGGAAGCAATCATCTCCCGAGGCCATCCGATCAGCGATCACAGGCCACCCCGAGATGGCCGACGCCTTTGAACGCTGCCGCGGGTATCTGCGAGAGAACGGAGTGAGCCTTGACGCCACCCCGGCCTCCCTCGGGCCTTGGGTGAGCTACGACGAGCAGCGGGGCCGCTTCATTGGCGACTTCGAAGATGTTGCCAATAAGCTGTTGCGGCGTGAATACCGCAAGCCGTTCGTAGTGCCCGATCTCACAGCGGGCTGA
- the dgoD gene encoding galactonate dehydratase produces MKITKIETFVCHARMRNWIFVKVLTDQPGLYGWGEATLEWHTRAVVGAVEDISQLLIGEDPTRVEHLWQMMYRQHFWHGNGIVRGTAISGIDIALWDIIGKVHGVPCHKLWGGAVRDYIRLYCHLGGGRMEDFYQTDPSDARRFGELAEHAVSQGFTAFKSMAVPETMPLEGLRPLKYAEACVKAMRDAVGDDIDIMVDCHARPSPRMGMRFAKVLEPYGLYFFEEPCWPESIEDIALIQRSVSTPIATGERLVSQHAFRELLERRACSVLQPDITHCGGLTEARRIAAMAEAYRVALAPHNPQGPVSTAASLEFGFATPSYMICEAVLDDVPWRSEVVSEGYTIEPKGRIVYPNTLPGLGVEINEDEVKKHPFEQEVLLRTFYKDGSVGDW; encoded by the coding sequence ATGAAGATCACGAAGATAGAGACCTTCGTCTGCCACGCACGGATGAGAAATTGGATCTTCGTTAAGGTCCTCACCGACCAGCCTGGCCTCTATGGTTGGGGCGAGGCCACTCTCGAATGGCACACGCGGGCCGTGGTCGGCGCTGTCGAGGACATCTCCCAGCTCCTGATCGGCGAAGATCCCACGCGGGTCGAGCACCTCTGGCAGATGATGTACCGCCAACACTTCTGGCACGGTAACGGCATCGTGCGCGGGACGGCCATCAGCGGGATCGATATTGCCCTCTGGGATATCATCGGCAAGGTCCACGGCGTTCCCTGCCACAAGCTCTGGGGCGGGGCCGTCCGTGACTACATCCGGCTCTACTGCCACCTGGGAGGTGGCCGGATGGAGGACTTCTACCAGACCGACCCCTCCGACGCCCGCCGATTTGGCGAGTTGGCCGAGCACGCGGTCTCCCAAGGCTTTACCGCGTTCAAGTCGATGGCGGTCCCCGAGACCATGCCGCTGGAGGGTCTGCGCCCCTTGAAGTACGCCGAAGCGTGCGTCAAGGCGATGCGAGATGCGGTCGGCGATGACATCGATATCATGGTCGATTGCCACGCCCGCCCGTCACCACGGATGGGCATGCGCTTCGCAAAGGTCCTCGAGCCCTACGGCCTCTACTTCTTCGAAGAGCCCTGCTGGCCCGAGTCCATCGAGGACATCGCCCTCATCCAACGCTCCGTCTCGACCCCCATTGCGACCGGTGAACGGCTCGTCTCGCAGCATGCCTTCCGCGAGTTGCTCGAACGCCGCGCCTGCAGCGTCCTCCAGCCCGACATCACCCATTGCGGTGGCCTGACCGAGGCTCGGCGCATCGCCGCGATGGCCGAGGCCTACCGAGTCGCTCTCGCGCCGCACAACCCCCAGGGGCCGGTGAGCACCGCCGCCTCGCTCGAATTCGGATTCGCCACACCGTCCTATATGATCTGCGAAGCCGTTCTGGACGACGTCCCTTGGCGCTCCGAAGTTGTCAGCGAGGGCTACACTATCGAGCCCAAGGGACGCATCGTCTACCCGAACACACTCCCGGGGCTCGGGGTCGAGATTAACGAGGACGAGGTCAAAAAACACCCCTTCGAACAGGAAGTCCTTCTGCGCACGTTCTACAAAGACGGCAGCGTCGGGGATTGGTAA